From a single Paenibacillus sp. FSL W8-0426 genomic region:
- a CDS encoding DUF3243 domain-containing protein: MNEDNHVIRKDGQVELGQVEDAVNRIAPEQREQILHNFETFKEYLAKRIAVGEAIGLGEEQMARIAEKVADYLAANEEPRNSEEKLLQELWSVGREEEQHMLAHMLVRLAQRAH, encoded by the coding sequence ATGAATGAAGACAATCATGTTATTCGCAAAGACGGCCAGGTGGAACTGGGACAAGTAGAGGATGCCGTAAACCGGATTGCTCCGGAACAACGCGAGCAGATTCTGCACAATTTCGAAACTTTTAAGGAGTATCTTGCTAAACGCATTGCCGTAGGCGAAGCGATTGGCCTCGGGGAAGAACAGATGGCTCGCATCGCGGAGAAGGTTGCCGATTATCTTGCGGCCAACGAGGAACCGCGCAATAGCGAAGAGAAGCTCCTTCAGGAGCTTTGGAGCGTAGGCCGCGAAGAGGAACAGCATATGCTTGCACACATGCTGGTTCGTCTGGCCCAACGGGCACATTGA
- the cyoE gene encoding heme o synthase gives MLKDMIALTKPRLLRLNVFAVVVGYWVASKWDIDWLSLLMVIIGSTLVIASACVINNYWDRELDQKMERTKKRIEYINHLNPGFVLGYGLVLGLAGFAVLYVLVHPLSAWLALGGWFAYIVVYTIWLKRSSTWSTSLGGIAGAMPPVIGYCTVTEQVDAGAWLLFALLFLWQPPHFWSLGIRRVEEYRAAGFPLLPVVKGIKRTKIQMIPYVLLLLPAVILLYHYDYVGIVFLIVSTVGELIWLVHTLSGLRSQDDEKWAKTNFLISVNYLMLVFIVMVANTTWA, from the coding sequence ATGCTTAAAGACATGATTGCACTAACGAAGCCCCGATTGCTGCGGCTGAATGTGTTTGCTGTGGTGGTCGGTTATTGGGTTGCTTCAAAGTGGGATATCGACTGGTTATCCCTGCTGATGGTGATTATTGGCTCTACCCTGGTCATTGCCTCGGCATGCGTCATCAACAACTATTGGGACCGTGAATTGGATCAGAAAATGGAACGGACGAAAAAGCGGATCGAGTACATCAATCATCTAAATCCCGGATTTGTGTTGGGTTACGGCCTCGTGCTGGGGCTGGCCGGCTTTGCCGTATTGTACGTGCTCGTGCATCCATTGTCGGCTTGGCTTGCTCTCGGGGGATGGTTTGCGTATATTGTCGTGTACACGATCTGGCTTAAACGCAGCTCCACATGGAGCACCTCGCTCGGCGGAATCGCGGGCGCGATGCCGCCTGTCATCGGTTATTGCACAGTGACCGAACAGGTGGATGCCGGCGCCTGGCTGCTGTTTGCGCTTCTGTTCCTGTGGCAGCCGCCACATTTCTGGTCGCTTGGCATCCGCAGAGTTGAGGAGTATCGCGCAGCCGGATTCCCGCTTTTGCCTGTAGTGAAAGGCATCAAACGGACCAAAATTCAGATGATTCCTTACGTGCTGCTTTTGCTGCCTGCAGTTATTCTGCTTTATCATTACGATTACGTTGGAATCGTTTTTCTCATCGTGTCGACGGTGGGGGAATTGATTTGGTTGGTACATACGCTCTCCGGGTTACGCTCCCAGGATGATGAGAAATGGGCGAAAACGAATTTCCTCATTTCCGTTAATTACCTGATGCTGGTATTTATCGTTATGGTAGCGAATACAACTTGGGCTTAA
- a CDS encoding tetratricopeptide repeat protein, giving the protein MATLEQAILLREQGKAEDAIKSMQQIALREPDNAQVWYQLAWAHDSLGLEREAVPYYEKALNLGLVGEDRAGAMLGLGSTYRTLGQYEEAKAWLGRGIDEFPERGEFEVFYAMVLHNLGEHAEAMKRLLLMLADTSSNAGIQAYNRAIRFYSEQLDRVWE; this is encoded by the coding sequence ATGGCGACATTAGAGCAGGCTATTTTGTTAAGAGAGCAGGGGAAGGCGGAAGACGCCATTAAATCCATGCAGCAGATTGCGCTGCGCGAACCCGACAATGCGCAGGTATGGTATCAATTGGCTTGGGCGCATGATTCACTTGGTTTGGAGCGGGAAGCCGTTCCTTATTATGAGAAAGCGTTGAATCTTGGCCTTGTCGGAGAAGATCGTGCCGGAGCCATGCTTGGCCTTGGCAGCACCTATCGCACGCTGGGTCAGTATGAGGAAGCAAAAGCGTGGCTGGGGCGGGGGATCGATGAATTCCCGGAACGTGGCGAGTTCGAGGTATTTTACGCGATGGTGCTGCATAATCTTGGCGAGCATGCCGAAGCGATGAAGCGGCTGCTGCTCATGCTGGCCGACACTTCAAGCAACGCAGGCATTCAAGCGTATAACAGAGCCATTCGCTTTTACTCGGAGCAACTGGATCGGGTGTGGGAATAG
- a CDS encoding AAA family ATPase has product MPFLKRVLLDWSARPPMNRDNFPYNIAALRQIEQLEFSHNVTFLVGENGSGKSTLLEAMGVSCGFSIVGGRDLVIRRDKDDASLSEIMTLQWLPKVNQGFYFRAETFDTFAKYIDELAEEPFVGRAAYAPYGGVSLNERSHGQGFLEFFAGRFSEKGLYLLDEPESALSPQNQLVLLRMMHDLERSGKAQFVIATHSPILMSYPGATIYHFNENGVESMDYEETEHFRLTRDFLNNREVYLNRLFES; this is encoded by the coding sequence ATGCCTTTTTTGAAAAGAGTGCTGCTGGACTGGTCGGCACGCCCACCCATGAACCGCGATAATTTCCCTTATAACATCGCGGCTTTGCGTCAGATCGAACAATTGGAATTCTCGCACAATGTCACGTTTCTTGTAGGTGAGAACGGATCAGGCAAATCGACGCTGTTGGAAGCGATGGGTGTATCCTGCGGCTTCAGCATTGTCGGCGGCAGGGATCTCGTCATTCGTCGTGACAAGGATGATGCATCGTTGTCCGAGATCATGACGCTGCAATGGCTGCCCAAGGTGAATCAGGGCTTTTATTTTCGGGCAGAGACGTTCGACACCTTTGCCAAATATATCGATGAACTGGCTGAAGAGCCATTTGTGGGGCGTGCGGCGTATGCTCCGTACGGTGGTGTTTCCTTGAATGAACGCTCTCACGGTCAGGGTTTTCTGGAGTTTTTTGCAGGACGATTCAGCGAGAAGGGATTGTATTTGCTGGACGAGCCGGAATCGGCCCTGTCGCCGCAAAATCAGCTTGTTCTATTACGCATGATGCATGATCTGGAACGGAGCGGCAAAGCCCAGTTCGTCATTGCCACGCACTCTCCAATCCTGATGTCTTATCCCGGAGCGACCATCTATCATTTCAACGAAAATGGTGTGGAGTCCATGGACTATGAAGAGACGGAGCATTTTCGCTTGACCCGCGATTTTCTGAACAATCGGGAGGTATACCTGAATCGTCTCTTTGAAAGTTAA
- a CDS encoding LysR family transcriptional regulator: protein MYYSGKVRVSIMSLVKYEILNAVIEYGSLTRAAEALNITQSAVSHAISSLESECGFSLLHRGRSGVRLTADGERMIVYIREILRWAELLNQEMSLIRGAETGTVRIGTFASVSTQWLPGILKQFRVQHPGIGIKLWEGDYAEISAWLASGAIDLGFLSLGDSLPYDSIELRKDRMMCILPLDHPLSTAETLPFELLLSEPFIMPKWGGDNEIERLIRQYAAKPDIIYEVAEDQAIMAMVRNGLGISLLPEMVLRGHEHELALIPLEGDPFRTIGLTCPSLDNLSPAAHRFIAAVQDWLALEH from the coding sequence ATGTATTATTCAGGAAAGGTTCGGGTCTCCATCATGTCGCTGGTTAAATATGAAATTCTGAATGCCGTCATTGAATATGGAAGTCTAACAAGGGCTGCAGAGGCGCTAAATATTACGCAATCCGCGGTGAGTCACGCCATTTCCAGCCTCGAATCGGAGTGTGGATTCTCCCTGCTCCATCGCGGGCGCTCCGGGGTACGCCTGACGGCCGACGGAGAACGGATGATCGTGTACATCCGGGAGATTTTGCGCTGGGCCGAGCTGTTGAATCAGGAAATGTCGCTCATCCGCGGGGCAGAAACGGGGACGGTACGCATCGGAACGTTTGCAAGCGTGTCGACGCAGTGGCTGCCCGGCATTTTGAAACAATTCCGCGTGCAGCATCCGGGCATCGGAATCAAATTATGGGAGGGAGATTATGCGGAGATATCCGCTTGGCTGGCCAGTGGAGCCATCGATCTCGGTTTTCTTTCTTTGGGAGACTCCCTCCCTTACGACTCCATTGAGCTGCGCAAAGATCGGATGATGTGCATTCTGCCCCTGGATCACCCACTCTCGACCGCCGAAACGCTCCCCTTCGAGCTGCTGCTCTCGGAGCCGTTCATCATGCCGAAATGGGGCGGTGATAACGAAATCGAACGACTGATCAGACAATATGCTGCCAAACCGGACATCATATATGAGGTAGCCGAAGATCAAGCCATCATGGCGATGGTGCGGAACGGCCTTGGCATCAGTTTGCTGCCGGAAATGGTCCTGCGAGGCCACGAGCATGAGCTCGCGCTGATTCCCCTGGAAGGGGATCCGTTCCGCACGATTGGCCTGACTTGCCCGTCGCTCGACAATCTTTCTCCAGCAGCTCACCGCTTTATTGCAGCAGTTCAGGATTGGCTTGCCTTAGAACATTAA
- a CDS encoding DMT family transporter produces MDSSSRGNRGQAARRADLQMLLATIIWGSSYLFMKSGLASIQELNLIALRFAIAFIVAAVIFHRRLLRADRKTWIAGAVMGTVLFAAFVLITYGVQRTSASQAGFLISLAVIFVPILMTIIHKKMPDVRLAASIVLAVSGLGLLTLQHELRLHIGDVLCILAALVYAIYIIIAGKYTPKHDPLTLGTIQLGMAAGLGIAAAVLFETPHLPDSAEAWAAILGLGILCSGIGYILQTLAQRHASPARTSLIFSLEPLFAAAFAFIFQGEQLTLQGYTGAALMLLAVLVAELKGLDAMYRRRKRSTSANEMHI; encoded by the coding sequence ATGGATTCATCATCACGGGGAAATCGGGGCCAGGCAGCAAGAAGGGCCGATCTGCAAATGCTGCTCGCCACGATCATTTGGGGATCATCGTATTTGTTTATGAAATCAGGGCTCGCATCGATTCAGGAACTGAATCTGATTGCTTTGCGTTTCGCCATCGCGTTTATCGTTGCAGCCGTCATCTTTCACCGGAGGCTGCTGCGGGCGGATCGGAAAACGTGGATCGCGGGAGCCGTGATGGGTACGGTATTGTTTGCGGCGTTTGTGCTGATTACGTACGGGGTGCAGCGGACCAGTGCGTCGCAGGCAGGTTTTTTGATTAGTCTCGCGGTCATTTTTGTGCCGATTCTGATGACGATCATCCATAAAAAAATGCCGGATGTACGGCTCGCTGCAAGCATTGTTTTGGCCGTGAGCGGGCTGGGGCTGCTTACGCTGCAGCATGAGCTTCGTTTGCACATCGGAGACGTGCTGTGCATTTTGGCCGCATTGGTTTATGCCATTTATATCATCATTGCCGGTAAATACACGCCGAAACATGATCCGCTTACCCTGGGAACGATTCAGCTCGGCATGGCCGCCGGATTGGGCATCGCTGCAGCAGTTCTGTTCGAAACGCCGCACCTTCCTGACAGCGCGGAAGCGTGGGCAGCGATTTTGGGGCTTGGCATTTTGTGCAGCGGGATCGGGTATATTCTGCAGACGTTGGCCCAGCGCCATGCTTCTCCGGCGAGAACAAGCCTCATCTTTTCGCTGGAACCGCTGTTTGCCGCAGCTTTTGCGTTTATTTTTCAAGGAGAACAATTAACGTTGCAAGGATATACCGGAGCAGCTTTAATGCTGCTTGCCGTGCTGGTTGCGGAGCTTAAAGGATTGGATGCGATGTACCGACGGCGGAAAAGGAGCACGTCTGCGAACGAAATGCATATATGA
- a CDS encoding LacI family DNA-binding transcriptional regulator produces the protein MGKKVTMQQIADAAGVSKFAVSRALTGKPGVSEQTREMIMRTAAQLGYFKAEPKRSSLGGEPERDAKGEQGGTVLILFPNIRSQNRSSLYWGPVFDGISARLNELGMDILTLTEPSSERMFSVLNPEAISGVITVGSISTSMLLEVYRLHIPLVMVDHEEPAIHADSIFTDNMKCMRELVLMLIGTGYKRFQFAGKLPDAASFRERWLGYRSMLEEMQIEGQQRTELLGPDHGHIEAAIGEMPLEELPEVFVCDNDLTASIVLGALRKKGVPVPERCAVTGFDDTRTDEPIVATVRVDKENLGKRSVDQLLWRMENPDVPAERKLIYSELVVRKEYHATLHSEQLQNANKTD, from the coding sequence ATGGGCAAAAAAGTAACGATGCAGCAGATTGCCGATGCGGCAGGGGTATCCAAATTTGCAGTGTCCCGCGCGTTGACCGGCAAACCGGGCGTAAGCGAGCAAACCCGGGAGATGATTATGCGGACCGCTGCGCAACTAGGCTATTTCAAGGCCGAGCCGAAGCGTTCTTCATTGGGGGGAGAGCCTGAGCGGGACGCCAAAGGGGAGCAAGGCGGAACGGTTCTCATCTTGTTTCCCAACATCCGCTCCCAGAACCGTTCATCCCTATATTGGGGACCGGTCTTCGATGGCATCTCGGCTCGCCTGAACGAGCTGGGCATGGACATCCTGACGCTGACCGAACCGTCCTCGGAGCGCATGTTCTCGGTGCTGAATCCCGAGGCAATCAGCGGCGTCATTACGGTCGGTTCGATTTCGACCTCCATGCTGCTGGAGGTATACAGGCTGCACATCCCGCTGGTTATGGTTGACCACGAGGAGCCGGCGATCCATGCCGATTCGATATTCACGGACAACATGAAATGCATGAGGGAGTTGGTCCTGATGCTGATCGGCACAGGGTACAAGCGCTTCCAGTTTGCCGGGAAACTGCCGGATGCCGCCAGCTTCAGGGAACGTTGGCTCGGCTATCGTTCCATGCTGGAAGAAATGCAGATCGAGGGGCAGCAGCGGACGGAATTGCTCGGACCGGATCATGGACATATTGAGGCAGCCATTGGCGAAATGCCGCTCGAGGAACTTCCGGAAGTCTTCGTTTGCGACAACGATCTGACGGCTTCCATCGTGCTGGGTGCATTAAGAAAGAAAGGGGTGCCGGTCCCGGAACGCTGCGCGGTAACCGGGTTCGATGACACCCGAACCGACGAGCCGATTGTGGCTACCGTCCGCGTCGACAAGGAGAACCTGGGAAAGCGGTCCGTGGACCAGTTGTTATGGCGCATGGAAAACCCTGACGTGCCGGCAGAACGTAAGCTTATATATTCCGAACTTGTGGTAAGGAAAGAATACCATGCGACACTTCATTCAGAACAATTGCAAAACGCCAACAAAACAGATTGA